In Parasegetibacter sp. NRK P23, the genomic stretch GGTATTTTTCATATTGGTTTGCGCCTGTTGCTACGCGAATGGAAGAACCAAGCTTCATAATAACGATGAGCGTGTTTTGCAAACAGACACAACGGTGTTCAAGGCTCAATTGAAAGGAAGGGAAATAATAAGATTATCATTCAGCGATTCATTTTTTGACATAAAAGAACTTATTCTTTCCAACCCGGGTAATGAGGATACTTTGCTCATAAAACAACTGGTATTAGATGGACCAACCGCGTTCAGTTTCACCATATTAAAAATGGGGGAGCATGGAAAGCGGGAAAGCATAGGATGCAATATTTTAGCATTGCCCGGGGATACGATTCAGTTATCATTTGATCCATTCCCGTATATTGATACAAAAAAGAACGCACCACATAATTTACTTCCTGATTTCAGCCTTCCGTTTTATGATGTCCTCTATTTTCCCCCATTATTCAACACGAAAGACTGGCCTTCGTTTAAGTCTGCCACAGACCATTTATACCATGCTGAAAAAGAACGGATTCATCAGCTTTACAGTAAGAATAGGGTAGATGCTGTTTTTTACGAAAGGCTCCTGTTTAACTGTGATGTATATTATTGGTTGAGAATATTTAATTATGCATCAGATAATAAAGTTGCGGCAAAATTCGCCAGCCAAAATATTCCCTTGATAGAAAAGTTGGCGGATTCGGATGGAAAGTTTTGGTCCTTCCGTTTGGGGAGATTACTGCAGGACGCTGCCAGGATTAAAATGCGTGAACTGGGTTTGGAGGCAAATTTTGTCAATTATTACCATACAGCCAATTCATTGCGGATTCATACTTTTAAGCCGGCGCTGCTTGCCTCGGTGATTAGGTCTTCCAGGGAAAATCAAAGTGCCGGATTTTTGCAGATAGTTGAAAAGTACAAAAGTGATTACGGTATCAAATATGCCACACACGTTCAAACGTTTTTTGAAAACCGGATGGAGGGCAGGAAATTGATGATTGAAGACAAACTTTCAAGTTATGGGGCAGAAGGGAATAAAAGCTGGGATCAGGTAATAAGTTCTTTAAAGAAAGTAGTTGTGGTGGATTTCTGGGCAAGTTGGTGCGCGCCCTGTATTGCTGAGTTTCCCTTTATGGATAGCTTAAAACGGGTATTTGAAAAAGATCCAGTAAGTTTTATAACGCTGAATATAGATGAAGATGAAACTGATTGGGATATTATGTCGCGATCACATAGCAGGTATTTGGGCGTGAACAACTACCGTTTAATTCAGCCTAAAAAATCAGTAATAATTAATAAGCTAAAAATAAATTCTATACCAAGGATTTTAATTCTCGCGGATGGAAAGATCGTGGCCGCTGACTTTTACAGGCCATCTGAATCGAAGTTCGTTGCCGCATTAAGGAAAATTATTGATTAAGAGATTAGTCATTTTTTTTCAGATAGTACCCCGGGAGTGATACTTGTCTTATCCGGCGCCTTTCTTTTCCGCCATTTCACCACCTCATACCAAAGCACGGAAAATATTCCCGTTCCCACACTCAGCCACAATTGCCAGCCGGAAGGTGGAACAAACCTGAAAAAGGCTGCAAAAGAAGGAATGAACATGATAATGCCCCACAACAATACCGCTACACCAATAGCTGGTAACATCAGGCTGTTCTTATAACGAAGCGTGGTAAATACCGAATAGTAAA encodes the following:
- a CDS encoding TlpA disulfide reductase family protein; translation: MTKKIFPVFFILVCACCYANGRTKLHNNDERVLQTDTTVFKAQLKGREIIRLSFSDSFFDIKELILSNPGNEDTLLIKQLVLDGPTAFSFTILKMGEHGKRESIGCNILALPGDTIQLSFDPFPYIDTKKNAPHNLLPDFSLPFYDVLYFPPLFNTKDWPSFKSATDHLYHAEKERIHQLYSKNRVDAVFYERLLFNCDVYYWLRIFNYASDNKVAAKFASQNIPLIEKLADSDGKFWSFRLGRLLQDAARIKMRELGLEANFVNYYHTANSLRIHTFKPALLASVIRSSRENQSAGFLQIVEKYKSDYGIKYATHVQTFFENRMEGRKLMIEDKLSSYGAEGNKSWDQVISSLKKVVVVDFWASWCAPCIAEFPFMDSLKRVFEKDPVSFITLNIDEDETDWDIMSRSHSRYLGVNNYRLIQPKKSVIINKLKINSIPRILILADGKIVAADFYRPSESKFVAALRKIID